Proteins from a genomic interval of Nitrospinota bacterium:
- a CDS encoding glutathionylspermidine synthase family protein — MEKLIKVYNNLLKKDPMLAKECSDQFNENMKKSNVKFGDMILSSLLRPYFISSKDMDRLKDIVNLLLRCAEKLMNFFLESGKITELLPIAPEEKDFISFSNGYARSIIICRLDAFYHKNGEIKFLEFNGDSPGGIGYTDVMTKIYLELPIFELIKKKYHYQLYSFDTREHLLKSLLECYLQFGTKKRPTIAIIGWDNIKTRPEFYFIKDHFEKKGYTTIIANPRDLEYRKNRLVFGDHKIDIVYRKVPASQIIKNSEELKGLIKAYKDKKACFANPLNSFLSSFKGVLSIFTDEKFDFLFTDKEKKIINEVIPWTRKLKDCKTEYKGRKFDLLNYITKNKERFVLKPCYLFGAEGVLIGSETHQSQWENTIQKGLRSRYVVQEKIKLPHEIFPSSSSSPSFAKKNINLGLFSLGGLCHGGILRFSSSSIINTIGGGALPIIRVRKE, encoded by the coding sequence GTGGAGAAACTGATAAAGGTTTACAATAATCTTCTTAAAAAAGACCCTATGCTGGCAAAGGAATGTTCTGATCAATTCAATGAGAATATGAAGAAGAGCAATGTCAAATTTGGCGACATGATCCTCTCTTCATTACTGAGGCCTTATTTTATCTCATCCAAAGACATGGATCGTCTTAAAGATATTGTAAACCTCCTTCTTCGTTGTGCTGAAAAATTGATGAACTTTTTTTTGGAGTCCGGAAAGATCACAGAGCTCCTTCCCATAGCACCAGAAGAAAAAGATTTCATAAGTTTTAGTAACGGCTATGCCAGATCAATAATAATCTGCCGCTTAGATGCGTTTTATCATAAAAACGGGGAGATCAAATTTCTTGAATTCAATGGGGATAGTCCTGGAGGAATAGGATACACTGATGTAATGACCAAGATATATCTGGAGCTTCCTATTTTTGAGCTAATCAAAAAAAAATATCATTATCAACTTTATTCTTTTGACACACGAGAACACCTTTTAAAAAGTCTCTTAGAGTGCTATCTCCAATTTGGGACCAAAAAAAGGCCAACAATCGCTATTATTGGATGGGATAATATAAAAACTAGACCTGAATTTTATTTTATAAAGGACCATTTTGAAAAAAAGGGTTATACGACCATCATAGCTAATCCAAGGGATTTAGAATATAGAAAAAATAGATTGGTCTTTGGAGATCATAAAATCGATATTGTTTATAGAAAAGTCCCCGCCTCTCAAATAATAAAAAATTCTGAAGAATTAAAGGGATTGATCAAAGCCTATAAAGATAAAAAGGCATGCTTTGCTAATCCCCTCAATTCCTTTCTATCCAGTTTTAAAGGAGTCCTCTCTATATTCACTGACGAAAAATTTGATTTTCTCTTTACCGATAAAGAAAAAAAGATAATAAATGAGGTTATCCCCTGGACCAGAAAATTGAAAGATTGTAAAACAGAATATAAAGGAAGAAAATTTGACTTACTTAATTATATCACTAAAAATAAAGAAAGATTTGTTTTGAAACCCTGCTATCTTTTTGGTGCTGAGGGGGTGCTCATCGGAAGCGAAACACACCAGTCCCAATGGGAAAATACCATTCAAAAAGGTTTAAGATCAAGATATGTGGTTCAGGAAAAGATAAAACTCCCTCATGAAATTTTTCCTTCGTCTTCTTCCTCACCCTCTTTTGCAAAAAAGAATATCAATTTGGGCCTCTTTTCCCTTGGTGGACTCTGCCATGGAGGAATTCTGAGATTTTCTTCTTCATCCATTATTAATACTATAGGTGGGGGCGCTCTTCCTATTATAAGGGTTAGAAAAGAATAA
- a CDS encoding CBS domain-containing protein, with product MLVKERMTTKNLITVTKDIDIESAYKVMRKHSIRHLPVVEGKKLIGIVTDRDLRQSLIPWKSSEKEREFYYFSKEVRIEEIMTKDPVTITPDTDIEDAARLIHRYKFGALPVVKDGNLVGIITHMDILEIFIEIMGIIGSSKRIDVIFGKKPKGFEEVSKIIEDNKGEIISIGMSSEKNKNKRAYYFRIETDNLDGIIKTLKEKKYKILDVMR from the coding sequence ATGTTAGTTAAAGAAAGAATGACCACTAAGAATCTCATCACAGTAACCAAAGATATAGATATTGAATCAGCTTATAAGGTAATGAGAAAGCACTCCATCCGCCACTTGCCTGTCGTAGAAGGAAAAAAATTGATAGGGATTGTTACTGACAGGGATCTTCGGCAGTCCCTTATTCCTTGGAAATCTTCAGAAAAAGAAAGGGAATTTTATTATTTTTCAAAAGAGGTCCGTATTGAAGAGATTATGACAAAAGATCCTGTCACGATCACACCTGACACTGATATTGAAGATGCAGCAAGATTGATCCATCGCTATAAATTTGGCGCATTACCAGTAGTAAAAGATGGTAACCTTGTAGGGATAATAACCCATATGGATATCTTAGAGATTTTTATTGAGATAATGGGCATTATTGGCTCCAGCAAACGTATAGATGTCATATTCGGTAAAAAGCCAAAGGGCTTTGAAGAGGTCTCAAAGATTATAGAAGATAATAAAGGGGAAATAATAAGTATTGGGATGTCATCAGAAAAGAATAAAAACAAAAGGGCATATTATTTTCGCATTGAAACAGATAATCTGGATGGAATTATCAAGACATTAAAGGAAAAGAAATATAAGATACTTGATGTGATGCGCTGA
- a CDS encoding ATP-grasp domain-containing protein encodes MENIVYKNLNLNCNSAYLIYIGKIKTWGLNKFLIKPLVDFYKRNVEIIAIMPDFHKYYPMDNVIILNDRSKELSSNNGHIHKYPIKESNFCKLVSNSRFIQELFSNILKNQKIIYVNMYQNEEEFTLDNNKDIFIIGPKKELVKKYNSKTNQYKLAKNHGLPVLDSEIAKNIDELSYIFREKKRYWKEGAYIAGEYGMGGSNSLFAQSESDILNKFSNTPGPFLISELIPNSKSPAVLGVIANKEEVFIASVVDQIMDGPKYKGSVFPSLLDKEVINRLKEYTLQIGSIMGADGYKGIFGCDFIVTPTNQIYFVEINARKVASTLENSLYIKSLLPSFPTIPELEFRAVTQGTFGIDVEKISQKTKGISWGISYVKTLQNKIVVKDIKSLPQEEDLFKNLDYLPKERKKRISVMEHVGAGTIVDRGYLGRVVTVAKDHESVLRNLRTGEKMVWDTVKPC; translated from the coding sequence ATGGAAAATATAGTATATAAAAACCTGAATTTAAATTGTAACTCTGCTTATCTTATATATATAGGAAAAATTAAAACATGGGGCCTTAATAAATTCCTCATAAAACCTCTGGTCGATTTCTATAAAAGAAATGTTGAGATCATTGCTATTATGCCTGATTTTCACAAATATTATCCGATGGATAATGTCATTATATTAAACGATAGGTCAAAAGAACTATCCTCTAATAATGGACATATTCACAAATACCCAATAAAAGAAAGCAATTTTTGTAAATTGGTCTCAAACAGCAGGTTCATCCAAGAGCTCTTTTCCAACATCTTAAAAAACCAAAAAATTATCTATGTCAATATGTACCAAAACGAAGAAGAATTTACCCTTGATAATAATAAAGATATCTTCATTATCGGTCCTAAAAAGGAATTAGTAAAAAAATACAATAGCAAAACAAACCAATATAAACTGGCAAAAAACCATGGTTTGCCTGTTCTGGATTCTGAGATAGCTAAAAATATAGATGAACTCTCATATATTTTCCGTGAGAAAAAGAGATATTGGAAAGAGGGGGCTTATATTGCCGGAGAATACGGAATGGGTGGCAGTAACAGTCTCTTTGCACAATCTGAAAGTGATATATTAAATAAATTTTCTAATACCCCGGGTCCCTTTTTGATATCAGAGCTTATTCCAAATTCAAAATCTCCAGCAGTTTTGGGGGTTATTGCTAATAAAGAGGAGGTCTTTATAGCCTCTGTAGTCGATCAGATAATGGATGGACCAAAATATAAAGGTTCTGTCTTCCCATCCCTTTTAGATAAAGAGGTTATTAACAGGCTAAAAGAATATACGCTTCAAATAGGTTCAATAATGGGAGCAGATGGCTATAAAGGTATTTTTGGCTGCGACTTTATCGTCACCCCAACTAACCAAATCTATTTCGTGGAAATTAATGCAAGAAAGGTAGCCTCAACTTTAGAAAATTCCCTCTATATAAAAAGCCTTTTACCGTCCTTTCCTACAATACCAGAACTTGAGTTTAGAGCTGTAACACAAGGCACTTTTGGAATTGATGTAGAAAAAATATCTCAAAAAACCAAGGGTATTTCGTGGGGAATATCTTATGTTAAAACCCTTCAAAATAAAATAGTGGTAAAGGATATAAAAAGTCTTCCGCAAGAAGAGGATTTGTTTAAAAATCTCGATTATTTACCTAAGGAGAGAAAAAAAAGAATTTCTGTTATGGAACATGTAGGTGCAGGTACAATTGTTGACAGGGGATATCTAGGAAGGGTTGTTACGGTGGCTAAAGACCATGAATCTGTTTTAAGAAATCTTAGAACAGGAGAAAAAATGGTCTGGGACACAGTAAAACCATGTTGA
- a CDS encoding GNAT family N-acetyltransferase, which produces MQRKDIEIRTLTTYKEMLETESLHRRVWRYPEPYSAKILLTISQTGGHIIGAYLKDKLVGFSFTLLAKDKKGLYLRSQLLIVLKEYRGKNIGLLLRMAQRDYAKKRGMDRIEWTFDPLQAKLGYFYIRKLGAIVKKYNPRLYDRLDDNSHRSISNDRFYAEWYLDSKRVLSRINRNFSLEREMTSEIDREKIVNNVTLSKEGMPLIIDYNLNMRDQDILIEIPERLDMILKDTDILSKWRSDTKEIFDTYINKNKYSIVDFITSPHKRSFYLLNLQPDEER; this is translated from the coding sequence ATGCAAAGAAAAGATATAGAAATCAGAACCCTTACCACTTATAAGGAGATGCTCGAGACAGAAAGCCTCCATAGAAGGGTTTGGAGATACCCTGAACCCTACAGTGCTAAAATCTTACTTACCATATCCCAGACAGGGGGCCACATAATTGGAGCCTATTTAAAAGATAAACTTGTGGGTTTTTCATTTACTCTTTTGGCAAAAGACAAAAAGGGATTATATCTCCGTTCACAGCTGTTGATTGTGTTAAAAGAATATAGAGGAAAAAACATAGGTCTCTTGCTCAGGATGGCTCAGAGAGATTATGCAAAGAAAAGAGGTATGGATAGAATCGAATGGACCTTTGATCCGTTACAAGCTAAACTTGGATATTTTTATATTAGAAAATTAGGGGCTATTGTAAAAAAGTATAACCCCCGTCTCTATGACAGGCTTGATGATAATTCTCACAGAAGTATTTCAAATGACAGGTTCTATGCTGAATGGTATCTCGATTCAAAGAGAGTATTATCAAGAATTAACCGAAATTTTTCTCTTGAGAGAGAAATGACATCAGAGATTGATAGAGAAAAAATCGTAAACAATGTAACGCTCAGCAAAGAGGGCATGCCTCTCATAATCGACTATAACCTCAATATGAGGGATCAAGATATCTTGATAGAGATACCCGAGAGATTAGACATGATTCTCAAGGATACAGATATCCTTTCAAAATGGCGAAGCGACACAAAAGAGATATTTGATACCTATATTAACAAAAATAAATATTCGATTGTCGATTTTATAACCTCTCCTCATAAGAGAAGCTTCTATCTCTTGAATCTTCAACCTGACGAAGAGAGATAA